In Thermobaculum terrenum ATCC BAA-798, the DNA window CTATATTCCCGCTGAGAAATAGCTGAGGTTCCATAAAGGTGAGAGAAATAAGGTTTACCAAGAGGGCTAAAGAGATAACTATATGGATCTCGATAGCCGTAATTCTTTACTTCCTCCATAGCACTGCTCACCTGCTTACACCGTTTATCTGGGCTATTGTAGCTACATATATCTTCCATCCACTTGTAAGTTTTTTGTCCAGAGAATCGGGAGTACCTAGAGCTATATGGATCATACTATTGTACATAGCTGCTTTCTCAGCGGTCGCATGGAGCCTGATAAACGTCGTACCTATCATCAGAGACCAATCACTAGCCCTTGCTAACCAAGTACCGTACATCCTTAACCAAATAGAGGGCATTATCAATCGAAACCAGATGTTGCGAGAGTGGGGAATATCAGTCGATCTCAAGCAATTGGAATCACAGGTCGTAGCTCTTAGCGATAACTTCGCAGATTACGCACGCCGGATGGCAGTACCTATACTAACTGTGGTTATAGACAAAGCAGTTAAGTTCTTTATATTTCTCGTAGCTACATTCTTTCTACTTCTCCATGCGGATCACATCAAGAGCTCACTTCTTGAGTTCACCCCAGCCCCGTACAGGCACGAGATAGAGAACTTACTGAGGAGAATCAACGATACGTTAGGGGCTTACCTAAGGAGCCAGCTAATTCTGCTAGCCATAATGACCATAGCTACCTGGATATTCCTATCCGCTATACATGTGCAGTACGCCCTGCTTCTGGGAGTATTGACCGGTTTTCTGGAGCTCATACCTATTATCGGACCTTACACGGCAGGAGGTATAGCTGTTAGCGTAGCCTTGTTCCAGTCAAACCCTCCATTTGGGTGGAGTAACTTCACGCTCGCGGCAGTGGTAGCGCTAGGATACTTTATATTACGTCAGTTAGAAGACAATTTAGTAATACCGT includes these proteins:
- a CDS encoding AI-2E family transporter, translating into MREIRFTKRAKEITIWISIAVILYFLHSTAHLLTPFIWAIVATYIFHPLVSFLSRESGVPRAIWIILLYIAAFSAVAWSLINVVPIIRDQSLALANQVPYILNQIEGIINRNQMLREWGISVDLKQLESQVVALSDNFADYARRMAVPILTVVIDKAVKFFIFLVATFFLLLHADHIKSSLLEFTPAPYRHEIENLLRRINDTLGAYLRSQLILLAIMTIATWIFLSAIHVQYALLLGVLTGFLELIPIIGPYTAGGIAVSVALFQSNPPFGWSNFTLAAVVALGYFILRQLEDNLVIPFLIGRVVHLNPIIVIFFIMAGASYGGILGLLIAVPIASVLRIIAQYLYSKIIAPEPAFFVTLSKDDNPIEQTIKAIQSGARRIVLISAEGNNALREHVTFQQLVNLMNTEDVEITVIAPDSITQALATAHGMKLNGNGC